A region of Vigna radiata var. radiata cultivar VC1973A chromosome 10, Vradiata_ver6, whole genome shotgun sequence DNA encodes the following proteins:
- the LOC106775498 gene encoding uncharacterized protein LOC106775498 isoform X1: MEVRYTKLHDKMEVLYTKLHDKYTEVKTKKLSDLEHLNEEQQLKFINCLSAAEEVIEHLKTEKEELLGQVNDLRVELASLRAAKDNQLADYQMLLMEESHKNEALSEEVEKLQQLCQEGASQDLNNSRRIVAVDDQFKANSNRSYVRMTRKRIRQNALKDEARFISFENDQVNSVERESMHNACKETASGTLLECGSEANVLSGLDLQETGHGDWLIPVLFEYALGMKFSTYCQTGRICLSALHLSSGYSFSLSWICKAPEEEAELMYHVLSLGTFERVAPEWMREDIVFSPSMCSVFFERNSKLCCTSELVSPETHFICHLQKEFVKGIWKSIFTCFLKL; the protein is encoded by the exons ATGGAGGTTCGGTACACGAAGCTCCATGACAAAATGGAGGTTCTGTACACGAAGCTCCATGACAAGTACACCGAAGTCAAG ACTAAGAAATTATCTGATTTGGAACACCTTAACGAAGAACAACAGCTTAAATTCATCAATTGCTTGTCCG CTGCAGAAGAGGTCATAGAGCACTTGAAGACCGAGAAGGAAGAGCTTCTTGGACAAGTCAATGATTTGAGAGTCGAGCTCGCTTCACTAAG GGCTGCCAAAGACAACCAGTTAGCGGACTATCAGATGCTTTTGATGGAGGAAAGCCACAAAA ATGAAGCTCTTTCTGAAGAAGTGGAGAAATTGCAGCAGCTTTGCCAGGAAGGAGCATCTCAAGATTTAAATAATAGCAGAAGGATCGTGGCTGTAGATGATCAGTTTAAGGCTAACTCTAACAGATCATATGTAAGAATGACTAGAAAACGTATAAGACAGAATGCTTTGAAGGACGAAGCAAGGTTTATATCTTTTGAAAATGATCAAGTTAATTCTGTTGAGAGAGAATCAATGCACAATGCCTGCAAGGAGACAGCATCTGGTACG CTGTTAGAGTGCGGTAGCGAGGCTAATGTTCTATCAG GCCTTGATTTACAGGAAACTGGCCATGGTGACTGGCTTATTCCAGTTCTTTTTGAATATGCACTGGGAATGAAATTTTCCACTTACTGTCAAACTGGACGGATATGCCTTTCTGCACTGCATCTATCAAgcg GCTACTCCTTCAGTTTATCATGGATTTGCAAAGCCCCTGAAGAGGAAGCAGAGCTGATGTACCATGTTTTATCTCTCGGTACATTTGAAAGAGTGGCGCCAGAATGGATGAGAGAGGACATTGTGTTCAGCCCTAGCATGTGCTCCGTATTCTTTGAAAGG AATAGTAAGTTGTGCTGTACGAGTGAACTTGTTTCTCCCGAAACCCATTTCATATGCCATCTGCAAAAAGAATTTGTAAAAGGTATTTGGAAGAGCATTTTTACATGCttcttaaaattgtaa
- the LOC106775498 gene encoding uncharacterized protein LOC106775498 isoform X2: MEVRYTKLHDKMEVLYTKLHDKYTEVKTKKLSDLEHLNEEQQLKFINCLSAAEEVIEHLKTEKEELLGQVNDLRVELASLRAAKDNQLADYQMLLMEESHKNEALSEEVEKLQQLCQEGASQDLNNSRRIVAVDDQFKANSNRSYVRMTRKRIRQNALKDEARFISFENDQVNSVERESMHNACKETASGTLLECGSEANVLSGLDLQETGHGDWLIPVLFEYALGMKFSTYCQTGRICLSALHLSSGYSFSLSWICKAPEEEAELMYHVLSLGTFERVAPEWMREDIVFSPSMCSVFFERVSRVIKLNH, translated from the exons ATGGAGGTTCGGTACACGAAGCTCCATGACAAAATGGAGGTTCTGTACACGAAGCTCCATGACAAGTACACCGAAGTCAAG ACTAAGAAATTATCTGATTTGGAACACCTTAACGAAGAACAACAGCTTAAATTCATCAATTGCTTGTCCG CTGCAGAAGAGGTCATAGAGCACTTGAAGACCGAGAAGGAAGAGCTTCTTGGACAAGTCAATGATTTGAGAGTCGAGCTCGCTTCACTAAG GGCTGCCAAAGACAACCAGTTAGCGGACTATCAGATGCTTTTGATGGAGGAAAGCCACAAAA ATGAAGCTCTTTCTGAAGAAGTGGAGAAATTGCAGCAGCTTTGCCAGGAAGGAGCATCTCAAGATTTAAATAATAGCAGAAGGATCGTGGCTGTAGATGATCAGTTTAAGGCTAACTCTAACAGATCATATGTAAGAATGACTAGAAAACGTATAAGACAGAATGCTTTGAAGGACGAAGCAAGGTTTATATCTTTTGAAAATGATCAAGTTAATTCTGTTGAGAGAGAATCAATGCACAATGCCTGCAAGGAGACAGCATCTGGTACG CTGTTAGAGTGCGGTAGCGAGGCTAATGTTCTATCAG GCCTTGATTTACAGGAAACTGGCCATGGTGACTGGCTTATTCCAGTTCTTTTTGAATATGCACTGGGAATGAAATTTTCCACTTACTGTCAAACTGGACGGATATGCCTTTCTGCACTGCATCTATCAAgcg GCTACTCCTTCAGTTTATCATGGATTTGCAAAGCCCCTGAAGAGGAAGCAGAGCTGATGTACCATGTTTTATCTCTCGGTACATTTGAAAGAGTGGCGCCAGAATGGATGAGAGAGGACATTGTGTTCAGCCCTAGCATGTGCTCCGTATTCTTTGAAAGGGTATCTCGTGTTATAAAGTTGAACCACTAA
- the LOC106774610 gene encoding 28 kDa heat- and acid-stable phosphoprotein: MGRGKYKSKPTGRRQFSTPEDLLAGTSNRPRTFKQKEAEHVEEESEEASGDESGEESEEESSKKKGTQGIIEIENPNLVKPKSVKARDVDVGKTTELSRREREELEKQRAHERYMRLQEQGKTEQAKKDLERLALIRQQRAEAAKKREEEKAAKEQKKAEARK, translated from the exons ATGGGAAGAGGAAAATACAAAAGCAAGCCCACCGGTCGCCGCCAGTTCTCCACCCCGGAAGATCTCC TTGCTGGAACCTCTAACCGTCCTCGAACTTTTAAACAG AAAGAAGCTGAGCACGTAGAGGAAGAATCTGAGGAAGCATCTGGGGATGAATCTGGAGAAGAATCTGAAGAAGAATCTTCG AAGAAAAAAGGGACTCAAGGGATTATTGAGATTGAAAATCCTAACTTGGTAAAGCCAAAGAGTGTGAAGGCCAGAGATGTTGAT GTTGGAAAAACAACAGAACTTTCAAGGCGTGAAAG GGAGGAGCTGGAGAAACAGAGAGCCCATGAGCGCTACATGAGGCTGCAAGAGCAAGGGAAAACAGAACAAGCAAAGAAAGATTTAG AACGTTTAGCTCTTATACGTCAGCAAAGGGCAGAGGCTgctaaaaagagagaagaagagaaagctG CTAAAGAGCAGAAGAAGGCTGAAGCGCGAAAGTAG
- the LOC106775379 gene encoding uncharacterized protein LOC106775379 codes for MKKGVHPQKQWISYVTQTGRLMHVMMTKIHPVGKVYHFRAKRQMAESLGQIAKFRRRFGLENPAANEK; via the coding sequence atgaaaaaaggTGTTCATCCACAGAAGCAATGGATATCCTACGTTACACAAACAGGTAGGTTGATGCATGTGATGATGACAAAGATACACCCTGTTGGAAAAGTCTACCACTTCCGGGCTAAGCGTCAAATGGCCGAGAGTTTAGGACAGATTGCGAAGTTCAGACGCCGCTTTGGTCTAGAAAATCCAGCTGccaatgaaaaataa
- the LOC106776256 gene encoding uncharacterized protein LOC106776256, with translation MTIVTNAMTMAMAASSPFSPVLPHTEFSPTLHFTKSKNSIFSLSCSSPKSIPVTEQQVLQAIADSDGKNLPCVRTYENDLSQLTLVGIVDFQQALTASAADGGQVASDHIDAGMEAMVVETVFPVPSSDRATVSTRLFLPARKVKEKAAKLRKSFPRDVFSGSGSKNILAMTFRQVVLQQIWSYDLNVFQPGEERKMEDLETPREVPASFSLSSSNDYIISVLAEAICMSALQSTQSQFLDKTLGGNRNGFIHWFRKPESVQSKDSAVILSKLFEDEIVENARSLLDNYNSMKDGFKTVKIKSGHWWRPSCYEKLEKIGGFGFSAWASEYVPAYRLEIDTKIMGDAKIEGWKKSAAGNRWEVVLTHSQMVQLAETLDIYYVDPYSLPDKQLSCGMAAKFANVPNKTGNSFPKLLSVTLASGIFLVAISALGQFCLPWLCKERKQSVEHRSLPSSDVKVTVHDFLDATKLGEYCVLAITKVKSTFGWSDEIKVEDNFGVWIGELPAYLRVEGVDTLSTSENINADAKLPIQDIASYQVVFSSEGKIVGFQPLSRVAVNHWAANPLAKELYRGKRLSPGIIEPGLKVSLPEKVIVVELLMSINPDAYFALARPFR, from the exons ATGACCATCGTCACTAACGCGATGACAATGGCAATGGCCGCTTCCTCACCGTTTTCACCTGTTCTCCCCCACACCGAATTCTCACCAACCCTGCACTTCACCAAATCCAAGAATTCCATCTTTTCCCTCTCCTGCTCTTCTCCCAAAAGCATTCCGGTGACGGAACAGCAAGTGCTCCAAGCCATAGCGGATTCCGACGGCAAGAACCTCCCATGCGTAAGAACCTACGAAAACGACCTGTCTCAGCTCACTCTCGTCGGAATCGTCGATTTCCAGCAAGCTTTGACTGCGTCGGCCGCCGACGGCGGACAGGTTGCCTCCGACCACATTGACGCCGGCATGGAGGCCATGGTTGTCGAAACTGTGTTCCCTGTTCCTTCAAGCGATCGCGCCACTGTCTCCACTCGGCTG TTCTTACCTGCTAGGAAAGTCAAAGAAAAAGCTGCTAAGCTCAGGAAGTCTTTTCCTAGAGATGTATTTTCTGGCTCTGGGTCTAAGAATATACTTGCTATGACCTTTCGGCAAGTAGTTTTGCAGCAGATTTGGAGCTATGACTTGAATGTCTTTCAACCAGGAGAGGAACGGAAGATGGAGGATCTTGAAACACCAAGAGAG GTTCCTGCATCTTTTTCTCTCAGCTCATCTAATGACTATATTATCTCTGTGCTTGCGGAAGCTATTTGCATGTCTGCACTTCAAAGCACTCAATCACAATTTCTTGATAAAACACTGGGTGGTAATAGAAATGGCTTCATTCACTGGTTTCGAAAGCCTGAAAGTGTACAGTCAAAAGATTCAGCAGTTATTTTATCCAAATTATTTGAAGACGAGATAGTTGAAAATGCTCGGAGTCTACTGGATAATTATAATTCAATGAAGGATGGCTTCAAGACTGTGAAAATTAAGTCGGGGCATTGGTGGAGGCCATCATGTTATGAAAAGTTAGAGAAAATTGGCGGTTTTGGTTTCAGTGCTTGGGCAAGTGAGTATGTACCTGCATATCGATTAGAAATCGATACCAAGATAATGGGAGATGCCAAAATTGAAGGCTGGAAGAAGTCTGCAGCAGGGAATAGGTGGGAAGTTGTTTTGACCCACTCGCAAAtg GTTCAGTTGGCTGAAACTCTAGATATCTACTATGTAGATCCTTATTCACTACCTGATAAGCAATTATCCTGTGGTATGGCTGCTAAGTTTGCCAATGTTCCCAATAAAACG gGGAATTCTTTTCCTAAATTGTTGTCAGTGACCCTTGCAAGTGGTATATTTCTTGTAGCAATTAGTGCTCTCGGTCAATTTTGTTTGCCTTGGTTATGCAAGGAAAGGAAACAATCAGTAGAACATAGATCTCTTCCATCATCTGATGTCAAGGTTACAGTGCATGACTTTTTGGATGCAACAAAG TTGGGAGAGTATTGCGTGTTAGCCATTACTAAAGTAAAAAGCACTTTTGGCTGGTCGGATGAAATTAAGGTTGAAGATAATTTTGGTGTCTGGATTGGAGAATTGCCAGCTTACTTGAGAGTTGAAGGTGTTGATACTCTTTCTACTTCAGAGAATATAAACGCAGATGCAAAATTGCCCATACAGGACATTGCCAGTTACCAG GTGGTTTTCTCAAGCGAGGGGAAGATAGTTGGCTTTCAACCTTTGAGCCGGGTGGCTGTCAATCATTGGGCTGCTAATCCTTTAGCAAAGGAGCTGTATAGAGGAAAAAGGCTTTCCCCAG GTATCATTGAACCAGGTCTCAAGGTGTCCCTCCCAGAAAAGGTTATCGTAGTAGAGTTATTGATGTCAATAAATCCAGATGCATATTTTGCTCTAGCCCGGCCATTCCGGTGA